The DNA region ACCCAATCGCGGATTGTGCCTTCGTTGCAGAGTGTCAGCCCGGCGATATGACCCAAAGCCTCGGCCTCGAGGATGCGGCGGCCGCCTTTGCCGATGACAATGGCGATTTCGCCTTCATAATCCAGCTGCCGGCTTTCCGGCGGGCGGATCAACGGCTGGCCCGCGCCCGTGAAGCTGCGCGCAAAGCGCGGGAACAGCGACATGTTGGCCGGGGCTTCCTGACCGTCCTTGTATTCAGCGTTGCGGTCGGGGAAGTTCACGCCGACGCAGATGATCTTTTCCGGGTCGGGCACCGGGATCTCATATGTGAACGATCCTTCGGCATGGGTCACGTCCCGCCCGGCGGCTGCGTCCAGAACCTGCGGGATCGCCTGAGCGGCGATCACGTCGCGCAGGGTCTTCCACTGCGGAAACCCGGGCGAAAGCGCGATCACGCCGCCTCGCGCGCCGACGCCCCAGAATTGGGCACCCGCGGCGGTGAAGGTCACGAGGTTCATTCGATGCCCCCAAGGCAAAGGTATTTCAGTTCCAGGAAGTCATCGAGCCCGTGGCGCGACCCTTCGCGCCCGAGGCCCGAGGACTTGACGCCGCCGAAGGGTGCCTCGGCGGTGCTGACAAGGCCGGTGTTCACCCCGACCATGCCGTACTCCAGCGCCTCGGACACACGGAAGCTGCAGGCCAGATCGCGGGTGTAGAGGTATGAAGCCAGACCGAATTCGGTATCATTGGCGGCGGCCACGACCTCGGCCTCCGTTTCGAACCGGAAGAGCGGCGCGACCGGGCCGAAGGTTTCCTCGCGGGCCACCGCCATGTCGGCGGTGACGCCGGTCAAGACGGTGGGCTCCCAGAAGGTGCCGCCAAGGGCATGGGGGCGGCCGCCAAGCCTGACACTGGCCCCTTTGGCCGTGGCATCCGCGATGTGTTCGGCGACCTTCTGAACCGCCTTGCCGTCGATCAGCGGGCCGAAGGTCACGCCGGGGGCAAAACCGTCCCCGGTTTGCAGCGTGGAAAGACGCGCCGCCAGCTTTTCGGCAAAGACGTCATAGACCCCGGCCTGCACATAGATGCGGTTGGCGCAGACGCAGGTCTGGCCGTTGTTGCGGAACTTGGCTATGATCGCGCCTTCGACGGCGGCATCCACATCGGCATCGTCAAACACGATGAAGGGCGCGTTGCCGCCCAGTTCCAGCCCCAGTCTCTTGATCGTCGGTGCGCATTGCGCGTAAAGCTGCGCGCCCACCTCGGTGCTGCCTGTGAAGGTCAGTTTGCGCACCACCGGGCTGGCGGTCAGCACCGCCCCAAGCACGCGGGCCGAGCCCGTCAGCACCGAAAACAGCCCGGCGGGCAGGCCCGCGCGTTCGGCCAGCACCGCCAGCGCGATGGCCGAGAACGGGGTCTGCGAGGCGGGTTTCAGCACCATTGCGCAGCCCGCCGCGAAGGCCGGGCCTGCCTTGCGGGTGATCATCGCATTGGGAAAGTTCCAGGGTGTGATGGCGGCCACCACACCGATCGGCTGTTTCAGCACAAGGATGCGCTTGTCGGGCGCATGGCCCGGCACGATGTCGCCATAGGCGCGGCGCGCCTCTTCGGCGAACCAGTCGATGAAGCTGGCTCCATAGGCAATCTCGCCCTTCGCCTCGGGCAGCGGCTTGCCCTGTTCGGCGGTCAGGATGGCGGCGAGGTCGTCCTGATGCGCCATCATCAGATCGTACCAGCGCCGCAGCACCTGCCCGCGATCCTTGGCCGTTCGCGCAGCCCAAGCCTTTTGCGCCAGTGCCGCGGCGGCAATCGCCTCTTCCGCATCGGCCGGCGTCAGGTCGGGCACATGGCCGATCACGGCGCCGGTCGAGGGGTTGGTCACGGCAAGGCCGCTCTTGCTGGCCGCGATCCACCGCGAACCGACCAGCGCGGCCTCGCGCAACAGCGAGGCATCGGACAGGCGGGCGCGCAGGTCGAAACGGTGAAGCTCGGTCATGGAAGGATCCGTATCGGCAGGGGTCAACCGGCTTGGCGTGCCATCCACTCGGCCACCAGCGCCTTGCCGTAATCGTTGCCGTTCGGCAGGCGGGTGATGATGTGGATGTGGAACTTGGCCGGGTCGGTGTTCGACAGCCACATCCCCGAATGATGGTCAAACTCGATCATCACTACGGGCGAGTGGATGTGGAAGTAGAACGGATCGTCGTCGCCATGCCCGCCGATCCAGCTGAACCAGGTGCGGTCCAAATGAGCCGAGATCCGGGCCATATGCGCGGCGCGCGGGCCATCGGGCCAGTGTTCGTGGAAGGTCTCGCACAGGTCCAGCAGAGCGGCCTTCTGCGCTTTGGAAAACTCGGCCACGCAAACCCCTTCCAGGGGGATCACGCGGTTGTCCTGGAAGGCTCCGCCCAAGTGTCGCTGGTCCGCAAAGTTGAAGCGCCAGGCCGGCATGGCCGGGTCTTCCATCAGCTTGAAGATCGTGGCCCTGTCCTGCAGCGCTTCTGGCAGCGATTGCATCAGCGCCAGGCCCTTGCGCTCTTCCTCCTTGAACAGCGCGAAACGCTCTCCGCTTTGCAGCGCGATCTCGTTCGGCTCGGTCCCCATGAAGGTGGGCGAGATCACCATTTGCCGACCGACGATCAGGCAGTTGTAGCCGATGTGATGGCCGTAAAGGTTGAAGCCCCAGGGCGCCGTCAGCGAGGGCGTGCCGTAGACGAGGACGTGATATGACCATTCGTTCATGATGTTGCGAAGGTCGTACAGCTCGCCCAGGTACAGGTTGGCCAGCATCAGCTGCCGCAGCTTCCGGAACCCACGGTCCGAGGTGCAGGCCGCCAGAAGCGCCATGAAGGCCGAACGCGACTGCTCCGCCATGTCTTCAAGTCTCACCCCTTCGGTGTTGAAGACGATTTCCGGATTGTACCAGCCGCGCCATTGCGGCGCGTCGACCGGGTGGCAGACGCGGGTGCGCTGGTCTTCTGTCAGGGTCGCCAGGAAGGTCTCGGCCGCCGCCACGGCCTGGGCCACGTCAAATCCCTCGTCGGCCAGCCGGTAAAGCCCGGTCTCAACCGTGCCGTCCTGGGTGATGCCGCGATAGGGTTCCTCGTAAAGCCGCGTCCATTCGGCCTTCAGCGCCGTGGCGCGCGCCGTGGCCAGGATCGGCTGCGAATAGCTCAGCGGGTCCAGCCCGTGCGACCGGGCGATCCGCGGCTCGGTCGCCGGCAGCAGATAGTCGCGATGGTCGGCGCTGGTCATATCTTTCCTCCCACGGGGGCCTTTGAAGGGCCAGCTTCGGCAGGGGCGCCCAAAGGGCAAGGGGGCTTTCGGAGCAATGTTCACATCGCGGAAAGGGCCCGGGCGGTAGGGAAGGGTATGGGGGCGGAATATCCATTTTGGCTGGAAAATATCTTTTCTTGCTCAAAGTAGAGATTCGCCTATGATCCCGAAGCGAGTCGCGCGAGGGGAGCATGGCGGGCAGCCGGACAGCCGAGGTCTACGAGGCGCTGAAGGAAGAGCTTCTGAACGGCGACCACGCGCCGGGATCGAAGCTCGCCATCGAGGCGCTGGCGCTGCGCTTTGGCGTCTCGCCTGGCGCGGTGCGTGAATCGCTGTCGCGCCTGACCTCGGATCGCCTGGTCGAAGCCCTGCCGCAGCGGGGCTTTCTGGTGGCGCCCATCTCGCAGGACGACCTGACAGACCTGACCGAGGTCCGCATCGACATCGAGACCCGCTGCCTGCGCCGGTCTATCGAACGCGGGACGCTGGAATGGGAAGCGCGGCTTCTGTCCACCTGGCACCAGGTGTCGCATGTGGGCGACTCGCCGCAGGGCAGGGCGCATCCCGACTGGCCGCGCCTGCATGCGCAATTGCACGACGACCTTGTCGCCGCCTGCGGCAGCCCCTGGTGGCTTCGCCTGCGCGAGGTTCTCTACATGCAGGCCGAACGCTACCGGCGGCTGATCCTGCCGCGCGCCCAGGCGGCCCGCGATATTAATGCAGAACACCGCGCCATTGTCGAACGCACGCTGGCGCGCGACGCCGATGCTGCCGTGGCCGCCCTGGCGGACCACATGCAACGCACCGCCCAGGATCTGCTTGAAGCCGGTCCGCGTGGATTTGAACGGAGGATGCCGCGGGGGGCGGCAATGGGGAAGGGAATCACAGATGGCGCAAAAGGATGAAGGCAACTCCCGCAGCGAGGCGTCGGGAACGCAGTGCATCCACCGCTCTTTCGCGGTGGTGCGGATGCTCGCTTCGGGCGCGTCCGAAGGCGAGAAACTGGTAGACATCGCCGCGCGGCTCAACCTGTCGCATCCGACGGCACACCGCATCCTGAAGGCGCTGGAATCGGAAGGCATCGTCGAACGCGCCCGCGGTTCGCGGCGCTACCAGATCGGCGCCGAGGCGGCTTGGCTGGGGCTGGCGGCCTACAGCCGGTTTCCCATCACCCGGCTGGCTACGCCTACGCTTGACCGGCTGGTCGAGGCCATCGGCGATTCCGTCTTTCTGGCCGTGCCGTCGCACAACGATTCCGTCTATGCCGACCGTCGCTTCGGCGCCTATCCGGTCCAGGCCCGCCGCGTCGCCATCGGCGCGCGCCGGCCGCTTGGCGTCTCGGTCGCGGGCCGGGCGATGCTGGGCTTCATGAAGGACGAACGGGTCGAAGCGGTGCTGCGCGACAATGCCGACCGCTACGGCGACTGGCGCTGCAGCGAACAGCAGATCCTGTCCGGGGCCGAAGAAGTCCGCAAACAGGGCTTCCTGTGTTCCGACAGCCTGGTGAACGCCGAACGCCGCGTCCTTGCGGTGCCGGTTCGCGATGTCGTGGGCCAGCCCGTCGCTGCGCTGTCCATCATCGCGGCACGTCCCCGTCTGGGGGGCGAACGGATGTCGCGCCTTGTGCCTCTGTTGCGCGACGCCGCGCGCGAGATCAGCGCGGCTGTCCACCGGCAGACGATGGTCGCCTGACCGCCTTCGGCGGTGTCTCCCGTTCGGTCCCCCCGCTTTCCGCGATATGAACAAATCCCCCGCCGTGCGTTGCCCGCCGGGCCGCGCGGCGCAAGGGTCCGGCCGGAAACCGCGCAAGACCGGCCGGCGGCGGCACGATCCGCCCGGCCCAGGAGGAGACCGCATGAAACTTCCCGCCCCCGTCCTGAACCCGCCTTTCAACATAACCCGCGCCAGCCACGTCGTGCTGACCGTGCAGGATATTGATGCCTCGAAGGCGTTCTACACCGATCTCGTCGGGCTCATCACCACGGCCGAGGACAGTCAGACCGTCTGGATGCGCGGCCGCGAGGAGGCTTGCCACCACAGCCTCGTTCTGCGCAAGGGCACTACGCCGGACTGCCAGCGCATCGGCCTTCGCGTTCAGACCGACGACGACATCCTGAAAGCGAAGGACTATTTCGACAGCATCGGCACGGCGGCCGAGATCGTCGAGGTCGAACACCAGGGCAAAACCCTGCACGTCACCGATGCCATCGGCATGCCGGTCGAACTGACCGCCTCGATGCCGGTGCAGCCGCGTCTGTTCATGTCCTATGACCGCTACCACGGCGCCTCGGCACAGCGGCTCGACCACTGGCAGATCCAGGCCCAGGACGTGCGCCGCGCCCATGACTTCTGGCACCCGCTGGGGTTCCGCGCCTCGGAATACACCTATTCCATCGACGATGGCGTCGAAAACCTCTGGGGCGTCTGGCTGCAGCGCAAGGGTAACCCGCATGACCTGGTGTTCACCAACGGCCCGGGACCGCGCCTGCACCACTTTGCCTACTTGCTGCGCGACGCCCATGACCTTGTCCATGCCTGCGACGTGGCGGGCGCCATGGGCCTTGGCCAAAGGCTGGAACGCGGGCCGGGTCGGCACGGCATCTCGGGCGCGATGTTCATCTACTTCCGCGACCCCGATGGCCACCGGATCGAGATGTTCAACACCCATTATCAGTGCATCGACTTGGAAGACCCTATCGGCTGGGACCTGAAGGATCCCCGACGCGCCGACCAGTGGGGCCTGCCGGCTCAGGCGAAATGGTTCAACGAGGCGACGACCTTTGCCGGCACCCCGCCCTCGCCGCCCTCGCTTTCCTCGCCGCTGCCGACGCTGGAACGCTTCCTGGGTCTTGCATGACGACAGAAGAAAAGGCCCCCGGCTTGCATCGGGGGCCTCCTCAAGCAGGGGTGACCGACCTTAGCCCTTCTTCATGTGGGCATGGATCGAGTTGGTCTTCCACGATCCATCGGGATCGGCCTCGTCGACATAGAAGGTGATCCCGAGGCCCCGTCTATTGCTGATCGCTGCGAAATGCTGAACCACGATGTCGTAGGTCGCGCCGAAGAACGACTTGCGCACGTCCAGCGGTCGGCCCGCGCCGATGCGGCAAATGACGTTTACAAACGCATGTTCGGGATTTCCGTCGGCGATCACATACTGATGCACCGGCCAGGCTCGGATGCGCACACCGCCGGTCGGAAACACCTCGGGCGCGCTTCGGAACTGCGCCGCGATCTTCTGCAACAGCTCGCCGATGCGCCCCTCGGCTTCCAGGTTGTCGGAATACTCGACAATGCAATGCGGCACGGACGTCCTCTCCGGTGGCAATGGACCTTGGTGTCCTGCATCCTCCGGTCGACCCAAGGGCGGCAAGACGAACCGACGCGCCTGTTCACGATGTGGATTGCCGCACCGCGACATCGGCTCCGGATCGCAGATTTCCTCATCGTGAACATTTCCGCGCCCGCCGCTTGCCGGCCCCGTAGGACACCCGGAAAACCGGGGCAGACCGGGGGCCAACCCCCTGAAAGCCTGTGGAGCCTGCGATGCATAGGGTCACCTCCCGCGACCATAGCCACGACCATGGCGAGACCAGACTTGTGGCGCAGGTCTTCACCCCAGATACAGGCGGCCCCCGCCCCGGCCTCCTCGTGGTTCACGGCGCGCGCGGGCTGGACCCCTTCATCCTGTCGCGCGCCCAAGTCCTCGCCGAAGCCGGCTACACCGTCCTTGCCGCCGATCTGTGGGGCGGGCGGCAGCTTCTGTCCGATCCGGCCGAGATCGGCGCCCACCTGAGCGCCTTCGCCGGGGATCGGGCGCTGTGGATCGGGCGGCTCGCCGCCGCCCGCGCTGCCCTGGCCGGCCTGCCCGAATGCACCGGCCGCATCGGTGCGCTCGGTTACTGCTTCGGCGGCACATCCGTGCTTGAAATGCTGCGCGCCGGGCTGGACCTGGCCGGGGTCGTCAGCTTCCACGCCGGGCTCGACATGGCGGCCGATGACTGGTCGGGCGCCAGGGGAGGCAAGGCGCTGCTCTGCACCGGCGCGGAGGACCCGCTTGCTGCGCCCGACCAGCTTGCCCGCGTCACCGCCGCCATGACCGGCGCCGGCGTCGACTGGCAGGCTCACGTCTATGGCGGCGTCCTGCACGGCTTCACCGAACCCGATGGCCCAGGCCGCCCGCCCTTTGCACGCCACGACGCCCGCGCCGACCGCCGGTCCTGGGCCGCCATGATGGACTTCTTCGCCGAAACCCTCGCCCCCGAAACCACCGCGTGAGCCGGAGCACAGAATGGACCTTGGAATCACCGGCCGCCGCGCCCTCGTCTGCGCCTCTTCTCAGGGTCTCGGCCTGGCCTGCGCCACGGCACTGGCACGCGAAGGCGTCGCGGTCTGGCTGAACGGGCGCGACGCCGCCAAACTCGACCGCGCCGCCGAGATGCTGCGCGCCGACCTGCCCGGCGTGGCCATCTCGACCCTGCCCGCCGATCTGACCACGCCAGAGGGCCGAGCCGCGATCCTGGACGCCCTGCCCGAAGTGGACATCCTGGTCACAAACAACGCCGGCCCGCCCCCCGGCGCGCTTGAGGACTGGGACGAGGCCGCGCTGCTGTCGGCCGTGGGTGCCAACATGGTTCCCGCCGTGCAACTGATCCGCGCCTATGTTCCCGGCATGCGGTCCCGTCGCTTTGGTCGCATCGTCAACATCACCTCGGCCATGGTGAAGGCGCCGCATTACATGATGGGCTTGTCCACCTCGGCCCGCGCCGGTCTGACCGCCATTTCCAAGGCGATCAGCCGCGAGGTCGTGGCGGACAACGTCACCATCAACAACCTGCTGCCCGAACGTATCGACACGCCGCGGCAGGAGTTCATGGCCCAACGCCGAATGAAGCAGGAGGGCATCAGCCGCGAAGAGGCGCGCGCCCGCGCCGCCGCCACCATCGCCGCGAAACGCTTTGGCCGGCCCGAGGAATTCGGCGCCGCCTGCGCCTTCCTCTGTTCGGACCTTGCCGGGTTCATCTCGGGCCAGAATCTGCAACTCGACGGCGGAAGCTACGAGGGCCTGGTCTGATGCGCCGGCTGGATCCCGCCTCGGACGAGGCGCAGGCGCTTCTGGCCTTCGAGTCCCAGCGCCGCCGCGCGCTGATCGCCGCCGACAGGGCCGCGCTGGACCAGCTGCTGCATGACGATCTGATCCATGTGCATTCCTCGGGCCTCGTCCATGGCAAGGCAGACTTCATCGCCCATGTCGGCCGGATGGGGGGCTTCATCGCCATCGAGCGCGGCGCGCTGGACCTGCGCCTGGGCCAGGACACGGCCCTAATCGCCGGCCCGACCCGCAACACGGTGCGCCGTCTCGAGTCCGGCGAGACCGCCGTGCTCGACGGCTACGGCTCGGTGCTGGTCACCTGGGCCGCCGGTCGCTGGCAGGTGCTGCTGTCGCAGCTGACCATTTTCCGAACGGGCTGACAGAAAGGAAAGCATATGAAACTCCTGCGCTTCACCGAAGCCGGCCGAACCCGCATCGGCCGGCTTTCCGGCGATACCGTCATCGACCTGTCCGAGGTGGCGGGCGTCGGTGCCTCGATGCGCCAGCTGATCGCCGACCTGGCGGTGCTGCGCCCCGCCCTGGAGGCCGCCACCGGACCTGCCTTCGCGCTCTCCTCGGTCCGGATCGAGGCGCCCCTGCCCGATGCGCGCAAGTTCCTGGGCATCGGCATGAACTATGCCAAGCACGCCGAAGAGGCCCGGCAGGCCGGCATCCCGATTCCCACGTCGCAGCTCTGGTTCAACAAGCAGGTCACCTGCATCACCGGCCCCAACGACCCCGTGGTGAAATGGGCTGTCGCCGAGGCGGTCGATTACGAGATCGAGCTTGGCGTGGTGATCGGGCAGCGCTGCCGAAATGTTCCGGCGGCCAAGGCGCGGGAGGTCGTGGCCGGCTACATGGTGGTCAACGATGTCTCGGCCCGCGACTGGCTGAAACGCTCGCCCACCTTCACCCTGGGCAAGAGCTTCGACAGCTTCGGTCCCTCCGGCCCATGGATCACCACCGACGACGAG from Neotabrizicola shimadae includes:
- a CDS encoding nuclear transport factor 2 family protein, whose amino-acid sequence is MRRLDPASDEAQALLAFESQRRRALIAADRAALDQLLHDDLIHVHSSGLVHGKADFIAHVGRMGGFIAIERGALDLRLGQDTALIAGPTRNTVRRLESGETAVLDGYGSVLVTWAAGRWQVLLSQLTIFRTG
- a CDS encoding dienelactone hydrolase family protein — translated: MHRVTSRDHSHDHGETRLVAQVFTPDTGGPRPGLLVVHGARGLDPFILSRAQVLAEAGYTVLAADLWGGRQLLSDPAEIGAHLSAFAGDRALWIGRLAAARAALAGLPECTGRIGALGYCFGGTSVLEMLRAGLDLAGVVSFHAGLDMAADDWSGARGGKALLCTGAEDPLAAPDQLARVTAAMTGAGVDWQAHVYGGVLHGFTEPDGPGRPPFARHDARADRRSWAAMMDFFAETLAPETTA
- the hpaD gene encoding 3,4-dihydroxyphenylacetate 2,3-dioxygenase, with protein sequence MKLPAPVLNPPFNITRASHVVLTVQDIDASKAFYTDLVGLITTAEDSQTVWMRGREEACHHSLVLRKGTTPDCQRIGLRVQTDDDILKAKDYFDSIGTAAEIVEVEHQGKTLHVTDAIGMPVELTASMPVQPRLFMSYDRYHGASAQRLDHWQIQAQDVRRAHDFWHPLGFRASEYTYSIDDGVENLWGVWLQRKGNPHDLVFTNGPGPRLHHFAYLLRDAHDLVHACDVAGAMGLGQRLERGPGRHGISGAMFIYFRDPDGHRIEMFNTHYQCIDLEDPIGWDLKDPRRADQWGLPAQAKWFNEATTFAGTPPSPPSLSSPLPTLERFLGLA
- a CDS encoding DUF3500 domain-containing protein, with protein sequence MTSADHRDYLLPATEPRIARSHGLDPLSYSQPILATARATALKAEWTRLYEEPYRGITQDGTVETGLYRLADEGFDVAQAVAAAETFLATLTEDQRTRVCHPVDAPQWRGWYNPEIVFNTEGVRLEDMAEQSRSAFMALLAACTSDRGFRKLRQLMLANLYLGELYDLRNIMNEWSYHVLVYGTPSLTAPWGFNLYGHHIGYNCLIVGRQMVISPTFMGTEPNEIALQSGERFALFKEEERKGLALMQSLPEALQDRATIFKLMEDPAMPAWRFNFADQRHLGGAFQDNRVIPLEGVCVAEFSKAQKAALLDLCETFHEHWPDGPRAAHMARISAHLDRTWFSWIGGHGDDDPFYFHIHSPVVMIEFDHHSGMWLSNTDPAKFHIHIITRLPNGNDYGKALVAEWMARQAG
- a CDS encoding IclR family transcriptional regulator, which encodes MAQKDEGNSRSEASGTQCIHRSFAVVRMLASGASEGEKLVDIAARLNLSHPTAHRILKALESEGIVERARGSRRYQIGAEAAWLGLAAYSRFPITRLATPTLDRLVEAIGDSVFLAVPSHNDSVYADRRFGAYPVQARRVAIGARRPLGVSVAGRAMLGFMKDERVEAVLRDNADRYGDWRCSEQQILSGAEEVRKQGFLCSDSLVNAERRVLAVPVRDVVGQPVAALSIIAARPRLGGERMSRLVPLLRDAAREISAAVHRQTMVA
- a CDS encoding fumarylacetoacetate hydrolase family protein; the encoded protein is MNLVTFTAAGAQFWGVGARGGVIALSPGFPQWKTLRDVIAAQAIPQVLDAAAGRDVTHAEGSFTYEIPVPDPEKIICVGVNFPDRNAEYKDGQEAPANMSLFPRFARSFTGAGQPLIRPPESRQLDYEGEIAIVIGKGGRRILEAEALGHIAGLTLCNEGTIRDWVRHAKFNVTQGKNWDTSGSIGPWLVPFTDPAQIMDVELTTRVNGEVRQHDRTGRMLFPVARQIAYISTFTTLVPGDIIVTGTPTGAGARFDPPIWLKPGDVIEVEVPGIGILRNGVADE
- a CDS encoding GntR family transcriptional regulator, with translation MAGSRTAEVYEALKEELLNGDHAPGSKLAIEALALRFGVSPGAVRESLSRLTSDRLVEALPQRGFLVAPISQDDLTDLTEVRIDIETRCLRRSIERGTLEWEARLLSTWHQVSHVGDSPQGRAHPDWPRLHAQLHDDLVAACGSPWWLRLREVLYMQAERYRRLILPRAQAARDINAEHRAIVERTLARDADAAVAALADHMQRTAQDLLEAGPRGFERRMPRGAAMGKGITDGAKG
- a CDS encoding 5-carboxymethyl-2-hydroxymuconate Delta-isomerase — encoded protein: MPHCIVEYSDNLEAEGRIGELLQKIAAQFRSAPEVFPTGGVRIRAWPVHQYVIADGNPEHAFVNVICRIGAGRPLDVRKSFFGATYDIVVQHFAAISNRRGLGITFYVDEADPDGSWKTNSIHAHMKKG
- a CDS encoding NAD-dependent succinate-semialdehyde dehydrogenase; the protein is MTELHRFDLRARLSDASLLREAALVGSRWIAASKSGLAVTNPSTGAVIGHVPDLTPADAEEAIAAAALAQKAWAARTAKDRGQVLRRWYDLMMAHQDDLAAILTAEQGKPLPEAKGEIAYGASFIDWFAEEARRAYGDIVPGHAPDKRILVLKQPIGVVAAITPWNFPNAMITRKAGPAFAAGCAMVLKPASQTPFSAIALAVLAERAGLPAGLFSVLTGSARVLGAVLTASPVVRKLTFTGSTEVGAQLYAQCAPTIKRLGLELGGNAPFIVFDDADVDAAVEGAIIAKFRNNGQTCVCANRIYVQAGVYDVFAEKLAARLSTLQTGDGFAPGVTFGPLIDGKAVQKVAEHIADATAKGASVRLGGRPHALGGTFWEPTVLTGVTADMAVAREETFGPVAPLFRFETEAEVVAAANDTEFGLASYLYTRDLACSFRVSEALEYGMVGVNTGLVSTAEAPFGGVKSSGLGREGSRHGLDDFLELKYLCLGGIE
- a CDS encoding fumarylacetoacetate hydrolase family protein, translated to MKLLRFTEAGRTRIGRLSGDTVIDLSEVAGVGASMRQLIADLAVLRPALEAATGPAFALSSVRIEAPLPDARKFLGIGMNYAKHAEEARQAGIPIPTSQLWFNKQVTCITGPNDPVVKWAVAEAVDYEIELGVVIGQRCRNVPAAKAREVVAGYMVVNDVSARDWLKRSPTFTLGKSFDSFGPSGPWITTDDEVADPLDLPMKLWVNGELRQDHPTNDMIYDIWAQIEYLSQVMTLEPGDILATGTPSGIGAPTGRFLKPGDVVRAEIAGLGALENPVIAEA
- a CDS encoding SDR family oxidoreductase, which gives rise to MDLGITGRRALVCASSQGLGLACATALAREGVAVWLNGRDAAKLDRAAEMLRADLPGVAISTLPADLTTPEGRAAILDALPEVDILVTNNAGPPPGALEDWDEAALLSAVGANMVPAVQLIRAYVPGMRSRRFGRIVNITSAMVKAPHYMMGLSTSARAGLTAISKAISREVVADNVTINNLLPERIDTPRQEFMAQRRMKQEGISREEARARAAATIAAKRFGRPEEFGAACAFLCSDLAGFISGQNLQLDGGSYEGLV